One window from the genome of Paenibacillus azoreducens encodes:
- a CDS encoding glycoside hydrolase family 65 protein: MLNYHAINNPELTQWSFTETKFNPLAQGKCESVMSLGNGYMGLRSATEEAYIGGTRNLFVNGTFNRFDDLEVTELPNAADVTQVELLIDGQRFSLETGSVTDYERTLNLRDAELTRSFVWRSDQGKRIRFEFKRFVSMHDLHLIGMKVQLTPLDEGITLRLASGINAQMSNSGSQHFHEGEKRIFDKKYLQLIQTTTESKVDFVMNALHSFWIDGVSAEIKPQMEIERRKMEMAYSLDLQAGQTLKMQKLIQVHTSRDADVEGAGELEKLRAHSLQALKKAEEAGYDQLFEQHRQAWASIWEKYHFEIESEDSFDLLALRFAIYHLMVMTPVHDRRMGIGAKGLSGEGYKGHSFWDTEIFILPFFIYSEPKVARTLLEYRYLGLEGARRKARENGFKGAMYPWEVAWPSDGEVTPVWGAVDIVTGKQTKIWSGFIEQHITSDIAYAVWHYYQSSGDQQFMDECGYEMIFDTATFWASRLEWDEEGSRYVINEVIGPDEYKEHVDNNAFTNYMAHFNLQLALEYYNELKTRNPELLSRLESSLNLDQASREWQEKADALYLPKPDERGIIAQDDTYLQKQIIDLAPYKSQTKVGTLFQDYSLDQVNEMQISKQADILMLFYLLENRFAPELKRANYDYYEPKTLHDSSLSFSTHSILASDFDDKKLAYQLFRRATEIDLGPHEHSSDAGIHSASLGGIWQCVVMGFAGVRMLNGELHLHPKMPDTWKRLSFPLYWKGSKLKISITEDQVEIKTDQDAEIELVIYGKKTAFTGQLQFEMIHI, encoded by the coding sequence ATGCTAAATTATCATGCAATAAACAACCCTGAACTTACACAGTGGAGCTTTACAGAGACAAAATTCAATCCGCTGGCTCAGGGAAAATGCGAATCGGTGATGTCCCTTGGCAATGGTTATATGGGGCTTCGCTCGGCTACCGAGGAAGCTTATATTGGGGGAACCCGAAACTTATTCGTGAACGGGACGTTTAACCGGTTTGACGATTTGGAGGTAACGGAGCTGCCGAATGCGGCGGATGTTACGCAGGTGGAGCTGCTCATCGACGGCCAGCGTTTCTCACTGGAGACCGGGAGCGTGACCGACTATGAGCGCACGCTGAACCTGCGCGATGCCGAGCTGACCCGTTCCTTTGTTTGGAGGAGTGATCAGGGAAAAAGAATCCGGTTTGAATTCAAACGGTTTGTGTCGATGCATGATCTGCATCTGATCGGGATGAAGGTGCAATTGACCCCTCTGGATGAAGGCATCACGCTTCGTCTTGCGTCCGGCATTAATGCCCAGATGAGCAATTCGGGCAGCCAGCATTTCCATGAGGGCGAAAAACGGATCTTTGACAAAAAATATTTGCAGCTGATTCAAACGACGACAGAATCCAAGGTTGATTTTGTGATGAATGCCCTGCACAGTTTTTGGATCGACGGCGTTTCCGCCGAAATCAAGCCGCAAATGGAAATTGAACGCCGCAAAATGGAGATGGCTTACAGTTTGGATTTGCAGGCGGGACAGACGCTGAAAATGCAGAAGCTGATTCAAGTGCATACAAGCCGCGATGCGGATGTTGAAGGCGCAGGCGAGCTCGAAAAACTTCGCGCGCATTCGCTGCAAGCGCTTAAGAAAGCCGAAGAAGCCGGATATGACCAGCTCTTTGAACAACACCGCCAGGCATGGGCAAGCATTTGGGAAAAATACCATTTCGAAATCGAATCCGAAGACAGCTTTGATTTGTTGGCTTTACGGTTTGCGATTTACCATTTGATGGTGATGACGCCGGTGCATGACCGCCGTATGGGAATCGGCGCCAAGGGATTGAGCGGAGAAGGGTATAAGGGGCATTCCTTCTGGGATACCGAAATCTTCATTCTGCCATTCTTTATCTACAGCGAGCCGAAAGTGGCCAGAACGCTTCTGGAGTACAGATATCTTGGACTTGAGGGAGCAAGAAGAAAAGCGCGGGAAAATGGATTCAAAGGCGCGATGTATCCTTGGGAAGTCGCTTGGCCAAGCGATGGGGAAGTGACTCCGGTATGGGGCGCCGTAGACATCGTCACGGGCAAGCAAACGAAAATCTGGTCCGGATTTATTGAGCAGCACATCACTTCGGACATTGCTTACGCCGTATGGCATTACTATCAGTCTTCCGGAGACCAGCAGTTCATGGATGAATGCGGTTATGAGATGATCTTCGATACGGCAACCTTCTGGGCAAGCCGTTTGGAGTGGGACGAGGAAGGCTCCAGATATGTCATCAACGAAGTTATCGGCCCGGACGAATACAAGGAGCATGTAGACAACAATGCGTTCACCAACTATATGGCGCATTTCAATCTTCAATTGGCCCTTGAATATTACAACGAGCTGAAGACCCGCAATCCGGAATTGCTGAGCCGCCTAGAGTCCAGTCTGAACTTGGATCAGGCTTCACGGGAATGGCAGGAGAAAGCCGACGCGCTCTACTTGCCGAAGCCGGACGAACGCGGCATTATCGCCCAGGACGACACCTATTTGCAAAAGCAAATCATCGATCTGGCGCCATACAAATCGCAAACGAAAGTGGGAACGTTGTTCCAGGATTACAGCCTTGATCAAGTCAATGAGATGCAGATATCCAAACAGGCGGATATTCTGATGTTGTTCTATCTGCTGGAAAACCGGTTCGCTCCGGAGCTGAAGCGGGCAAATTACGATTATTACGAACCAAAAACGCTGCATGATTCTTCGTTGTCCTTCTCAACGCACAGTATTCTCGCAAGTGATTTTGACGATAAAAAATTGGCCTATCAGCTTTTCCGTCGGGCTACCGAAATCGATTTGGGACCGCATGAACACTCGTCTGACGCAGGTATTCACTCAGCCTCCCTCGGAGGAATCTGGCAATGCGTTGTTATGGGATTTGCGGGAGTGAGAATGCTAAATGGTGAGCTTCACCTGCATCCGAAAA